Part of the Paenibacillus sp. JNUCC32 genome is shown below.
ACAACGACGCTTCGATCGAGTGGATCGTCGGCGAGATGAACGATGGCGATACAGCCAGCGACACCATGAGCATTCTGAAGGGCAACGGCTCGACATCCGATGCTAAAATCATTGCGGTAGGTTCCGGATCCCAGAAGATCAACTACACCACGCAAGCGAAGCATTTCGGCAAGAGCTCCGCATCCCAGATGATCACCCGTGCGGTCATGCGCGAAGAAGCACAAGCCATCATCAACGGCATTACCAAGATCGAGAAGGGAGCAACGAAGGCGGATGGACAGCAGACCGAACGCGTTCTGATGCTCAGCCCGAAAGCCCGCGGCGACGCGAACCCGATTCTGTTGATCGACGAGGACGACGTAACGGCCGGTCACGCAGCGTCCGTAGGACAAGTGAACCGGGAGCAAATTTACTACCTGATGTCCCGCGGCATCTCTCGTTCCGTTGCAGAATCCCTGATTATTTACGGCTTCTTGGCTCCGGTTGTCAGCGAAATTCCGCTCGAGGGACTTCGCGACCAGCTGCAGGGGCTCGTTGAAAGGAAGCTGGGACAATGATCGCCTCCGTCCGTGAGCAATTTCCCATTCTTCACCAGGAGATCAACGGACATCCGCTGGTATATCTCGACAATGCCGCGACATCGCAAAAGCCGCAGGTGGTCATAGATGCCGTCAAGCGGTACTACGAATGGGAGAACTCCAATGTGCACCGCGGAGTTCATACGCTCGGCAGCCGTGCTACCGATGCTTATGAAGGAGCCAGGGAGAAGGTTGCCCGTTTCATAAATGCCGAGAGTTCGGAGCAGATTATATTCACCCGCGGAACGACGACGGCCCTGAATCTGGTGGCTTCATCCTACGCACGCTCCGTTTGCGGTCCTGGGGATGAAATCGTCCTGACGGAAATGGAGCATCACAGCAATCTCATTCCGTGGCAGCAGGCGGCCATCGCCGTCGGCGCTACGCTGAAATATATTCCTCTGCAGCCTGACGGCACGATCCGTGTCGAAGATGTAGAGGAACTGGTTACCGAACGGACCAAAGTCGTAGCCATCGCATACGTGTCCAACGTCATGGGCGTCGTGCATCCCGTTAAACAAATCGCGGAAATCGCGCATCGGCACGGTGCCGTTATCGTGGTGGACGGGGCGCAAAGCACGCCGCACATGAAAGTGGACGTTCAGGACCTGGACTGCGATTTCTACGCTTTGTCCGGACACAAGATGTGTGCTCCAACAGGTATCGGCGCATTATACGGCAAGAAGGCGCTGCTGGAATCAATGGAGCCGATCGAATTCGGCGGAGAGATGATCAATGACGTCGGGTTGTACGAATCGAACTGGAAGGAGCTCCCTTGGAAGTTTGAGGGCGGCACGCCCATCATTGCAGGAGCTGTCGGACTTGGCGCCGCGATCGATTTCCTGGAGGAAATCGGAATGGACGCCATCGAACGGCATGAGGCTCAGCTTGCGAACTACGCCATGGACCGGATCTCCGAGATCGAAGGCATCTCCATTTACGGTCCCCGTAAGCGTAAAGTGGGCCTTATCACATTCAATCTTGGAGACGTTCATCCGCATGACGTGGCAACCGTTCTGGATGCCCAGGGGATTGCGATTCGTGCAGGACATCATTGCTGTCAACCGCTTATGCGTTGGTTAAAAGTATCTTCCACGGCACGCGCGAGCTTTTATCTGTATAATACAGAAGAGGACGTTGATCGATTAGTTAGCGCCTTAATCCAGACAAAGGAGTATTTTGGCGATGCAACTTGACGATTTGTACAGACGTGTCATCATGGATCATTATAAGAACCCCCGCAATCGCGGCAAGTTTGAAGAAGATGCGGTAACCATCGATTTGAACAATCCGACTTGCGGAGATCGCATTTCCTTGCAGCTTAAGGTAGAGAACGGCGTGGTCGCCGATGCCAAATATACGGGGGAAGGCTGCTCCATCAGCATGTCTTCCGCTTCGATGATGACGGACGCCGTAAAAGGAAGAACGCTGGACGAAGCCATCAGTTTGGCGGACCGCTTTTCTTCCCTTATGAAAGGCGATGAAGTGGATTTTGACGAGTACGAGGATATTGAAGCCCTATCCGGTGTTAACAAGTTTCCTGCACGCATTAAATGCGCAACACTTGCGTGGAACGCACTCCGAAAAGGAATTGACGCGAAGTAAGCGAATGAACAGATCGATAGGGAGGTAAGTTAAATGGCTAAAAAAGCGCCAGAAATGGAAGAGTATAAATATGGTTTCCGTGACGAGCACAAGGCTATTTTCCAAACCGGTAAAGGTTTGACGCGTGAAGTCGTTACGGAAATATCCAAAATCAAGAACGAGCCGGAATGGATGCTGGAATTCCGTTTGAAGGCTCTGGAGCAGTTCGAGAAAATGCCGATGCCTCGTTGGGGCGGCGATCTCGACGAGCTGGATTTCAACGATATCCAGTATTATGTAAGACCTTCCGAGAAGCAAGGCAAGACGTGGGAGGAAGTACCGGCCGAGATCAAGGAAACCTTCGATAAGTTGGGTATTCCCGAAGCAGAGCAGAAGTTCCTGGCGGGCGTATCCGCGCAGTACGAATCCGAAGTGGTCTACCATAATATGCAAAAGGATCTAGAGGATCAAGGCGTTAT
Proteins encoded:
- a CDS encoding cysteine desulfurase, with amino-acid sequence MIASVREQFPILHQEINGHPLVYLDNAATSQKPQVVIDAVKRYYEWENSNVHRGVHTLGSRATDAYEGAREKVARFINAESSEQIIFTRGTTTALNLVASSYARSVCGPGDEIVLTEMEHHSNLIPWQQAAIAVGATLKYIPLQPDGTIRVEDVEELVTERTKVVAIAYVSNVMGVVHPVKQIAEIAHRHGAVIVVDGAQSTPHMKVDVQDLDCDFYALSGHKMCAPTGIGALYGKKALLESMEPIEFGGEMINDVGLYESNWKELPWKFEGGTPIIAGAVGLGAAIDFLEEIGMDAIERHEAQLANYAMDRISEIEGISIYGPRKRKVGLITFNLGDVHPHDVATVLDAQGIAIRAGHHCCQPLMRWLKVSSTARASFYLYNTEEDVDRLVSALIQTKEYFGDAT
- the sufU gene encoding Fe-S cluster assembly sulfur transfer protein SufU, which codes for MQLDDLYRRVIMDHYKNPRNRGKFEEDAVTIDLNNPTCGDRISLQLKVENGVVADAKYTGEGCSISMSSASMMTDAVKGRTLDEAISLADRFSSLMKGDEVDFDEYEDIEALSGVNKFPARIKCATLAWNALRKGIDAK